Proteins from one Veillonellales bacterium genomic window:
- a CDS encoding DUF47 family protein, with protein MFSFKSKENEFFTLFEESTRLLHQGSYMLKEVMNDYTQIGEKIPQISNLEHEADDINDAIIDKLNQTFITPLDREDIYALANMLDDGVDNIQGIIERMMLYRAGEPSKGAVELSCLILNCAEELVKVFELLKNIKGNQQKILDYTRKIVDLESKGDSIYRQEVAHLFTSCSDTLEIIKWKEILEYLENALDHCESIADLLRGMVMKYA; from the coding sequence ATGTTTAGTTTTAAATCAAAAGAAAATGAATTTTTTACTCTCTTTGAGGAAAGTACACGATTGCTGCACCAAGGATCCTATATGCTGAAAGAAGTAATGAATGATTATACGCAAATTGGCGAAAAAATTCCTCAAATTTCAAACTTAGAACATGAAGCGGATGATATCAATGATGCAATTATTGATAAACTAAATCAAACGTTTATCACGCCTTTGGATAGAGAAGATATTTATGCATTAGCCAACATGCTGGATGATGGTGTCGATAACATTCAAGGAATCATTGAGCGAATGATGTTATATCGCGCGGGTGAGCCCAGCAAAGGAGCTGTAGAATTGAGCTGCTTGATACTAAATTGTGCTGAGGAACTGGTTAAAGTTTTTGAATTGCTGAAAAATATTAAAGGAAATCAGCAAAAGATATTAGATTATACACGTAAAATTGTCGATTTGGAAAGCAAAGGCGATAGTATTTATCGCCAGGAAGTGGCACATTTATTTACTTCCTGTTCTGATACATTGGAAATTATTAAGTGGAAGGAAATCCTGGAATATCTGGAGAATGCTCTTGATCATTGCGAAAGTATAGCGGATCTACTGCGGGGAATGGTTATGAAATATGCCTGA